CTTGGAGAACAAAACCAACTCCCCAGATAATTGTAGAACCTTTATCTTTAAGAGCTTCTAAATCATTATCATAAGCAGAGCTTGTTGAAGCCTCTCCAACAAGCTCGACTCCAAAATTCTCTTTTAGCATTTGAAAACTATTCCAATCATCTCCACCAAATGACTTGCCATCAAAAGTTCCATTAACTATCAGAGAAATTGCAGGCCTTTGCAAAGAACAAGAAGTAGATAACTTCTTGCTA
The DNA window shown above is from Borrelia anserina Es and carries:
- a CDS encoding BMP family ABC transporter substrate-binding protein, with amino-acid sequence MNKFMLFISLVLTLGYSKKLSTSCSLQRPAISLIVNGTFDGKSFGGDDWNSFQMLKENFGVELVGEASTSSAYDNDLEALKDKGSTIIWGVGFVLQEVIQQAAVLNKDVNYGSY